The following proteins are co-located in the Dromiciops gliroides isolate mDroGli1 chromosome 2, mDroGli1.pri, whole genome shotgun sequence genome:
- the STMN3 gene encoding stathmin-3, whose translation MASTVSAYKEKMKELSVLSLICSCFYTQPHPNTIYQYGDMEVKQLDKRASGQSFEVILKSPSDLSPESPILSSPPKKKDISLEELQKRLEAAEERRKTQEAQVLKQLAEKREHEREVLHKALEENNNFSRLAEEKLNYKMELSKEIREAHLAALRERLREKELHAAEVRRNKEQREEISG comes from the exons catacaaggaaaaaatgaaggagctgTCTGTACTTTCACTGATCTGTTCCTGCTTCTATACCCAGCCACACCCAAACACCATTTACCAATATGGAG ACATGGAAGTGAAGCAACTGGACAAGAGAGCATCTGGCCAGAGTTTTGAGGTGATCTTGAAGTCACCTTCAGATCTGTCCCCAGAAAGTCCTATACTTTCTTCCCCCCCCAAGAAGAAGGACATTTCTCTGGAGGAACTGCAGAAGAGGCTGGAGGCTgctgaggagagaaggaag ACTCAGGAGGCACAGGTACTGAAGCAGCTGGCAGAGAAGAGGGAGCATGAGCGAGAAGTTCTACACAAGGCCCTGGAGGAGAACAACAACTTCAGCCGTCTGGCTGAAGAGAAACTCAACTACAAGATGGAACTCAGTAAGGAGATTCGTGAGGCTCATCTGGCTGCTTTAAGGGAGCGGCTTCGGGAGAAG GAACTTCATGCAGCTGAAGTGCGCAGGAACAAGGAGCAGCGGGAGGAGATCTCTGGTTAA